The Hemicordylus capensis ecotype Gifberg chromosome 6, rHemCap1.1.pri, whole genome shotgun sequence genome window below encodes:
- the FAM237B gene encoding protein FAM237B yields the protein MESICKRRWYLQLGCLLMVNFVYGNLEYLKEAPASLGVIDHQCWEVSSLRLVEMKKLRVESTVIALWEFMMFLKESSNPKHNDVFNDLSQNFWNMYIDCVLSRSHGLGRRQLMSPLTSSTYSQKTKEGFTNLNGRAKRQAYRRHLRKMTPN from the exons ATGGAATCCATATGCAAAAGAAGATGGTATCTTCAGTTGGGCTGTCTGTTGATGGTGAATTTTGTTTATGGCAATCTAGAATATCTaaaagaagcccctgccagtttGGGTGTGATTGATCACCAGTGTTGGGAAGTCTCCTCTCTTAGGCTGGTGGAAATGAAGAAACTCAGGGTAGAAAGCACAGTTATTGCTCTCTGGGAATTCATGATGTTCCTGAAAGAGTCTTCTAACCCCAAGCATAATGATGTCTTCAATGATCTATCTCAGAACTTCTGGAATATGTATATCGACTGTGTGCTCTCAAGATCTCATGGACTGGGCAGAAGACAATTAATGTCTCCATTGACTTCTTCTACCTATTCACAGAAAACCAAAGAAG GTTTCACAAACCTCAATGGTAGGGCAAAGAGGCAAGCATATAGAAGACACCTCAGGAAGATGACCCCAAATTGA